The genomic window CTTGACTTAGCTGGTGCTTCCCGAAACATGGGAGGCATGCCGCAAGATGGGTTCGGGCGCAGCATCGATTACCTGCGGATATCGCTCATCGATCACTGCAACCTGCGTTGCGTGTACTGCATGCCGCTGAGCGGGCTACGCTTCGCAAAGTCGAATGAGTTGCTGTCCGCGGCCGAGCTGGAACGCGTGGGCCGTGCGGCAGTCGCCGTGGGTTTCCGCAAGATCCGGCTCACCGGCGGCGAGCCCACCCTGCGCCCGGATGTGGCTGAAATCGTCGAGCGCATGGCTCGCCTGCCTGGCCTGCGTGATCTGGCGATGACCACCAACGGCATCCTGCTGCCGCGGCTGGCGGCGCGCCTCGCCAGCGCCGGCCTGCGGCGGGTGAACATTCATATCGACACACTCCATCCCGGCCGCCTGCAGCGCCTCATGCGCTTCGGAACGGTGGAGGAAATCTGGGCGGGCATAGAAGCGGCGGAAGCCGTGGGCCTGCGTCCCATCAAGCTCAACGTCGTGGTGACGCGCGGGTATAACGATGAAGACGTCGTCGAGTTGGCGCGCCTGACGCAAACCCACGACTGGCATGTCCGCTTCATTGAGCTGATGCCCCTCGGCGGTGGGGAATGTGCGCGGCTGGCGGTGTCGCAGTACGTGTCGAACCAAGACACCCGCCGGCGCATAGAAGAGGCGGTCGGTCCGCTGACGCTGCTTCCGGATCAACATCCCGCCGACGAGTCGCAGAACTTCCGCCTTGGGAATGCGCCCGGCGTGATCGGGTTCATCAGCCCGGTGAGCCGCCCGTATTGCGGCAACTGCAACCGCATGCGGCTCACGGCTGACGGCAAGTTCCACCTCTGCCTGCTCAATGACGACGAGATCGATTTGCGCCAAGCCCTGCGCGACGGGGCCGACGATACGGCTATCCAGAACCTCTTGTTGCGGGCCGTCGCCGCCAAGCCGACCGGACACCACCTTGCCCGCGGCGTTTCTACCGAAGACCGCAGCATGTACCAGATCGGTGGATGATCACCCTGATCGTCACGGATGCCGCCTCGTCGCGTGGGTTGAGTCGAGGCGGCGCTTTGTTATAACCGCACGATGGCGGTAACCAGTGTCAGTCAGGCCCGCACCGTTCTCGGTGACGACGTCCTCGGTGCCGAAGCACTTGCCAATGTCCTCGGCCAAGTGTCGGCTGCGGAACTTCGTACGGAGATTCCATTCACCAGTGCCGCTCTTGCCGCTGCCCGCAACAGCGGGATGATGCTGGTCTTACGGCTGGCACAGGCGGATGATCGCGTGCCGCTGACGATCGTGCAGATGTTGCAGCGATTCCCGCAGGCGTTCGATCAAAAACTTCTCCGCCAGATGGGGTACCAGTTGAAAGACGAGTGGGGCATCGCGTTGGAACCGCTGGCGGCCACAGAGACGTGCACTCCGGGTTGGGCGTTGGTGCGCAAAGACGTGTTGGAAGACAGCTGCAACCTGTCGTACGATGAGCAGGATACGGCTATTCGCAACTACGCGGCGATGTTGGGCGATGCCGCGGTCCGCCGCCGAACGGCGGTGGAAGCCGTGTACGACACGCTGCTGTACTTTGAGGCGCGTAAGATCCGCCTGCTGGAGCGCAGCTGGGATTGGTCGAGTTCGGCGACGCTCGACGGCGGCTATCTGAATGTTGGGGGCTTTGCTTCGGCCGGCATGCAGGTGCTGAGTTATTCGCGCGCCGTACGGCACGGCCAGCTCGGAGTGTGCCCGACCTGTCAGCCGATCAAGTGAGTGCGCGCCATGTACTTTGTGACGACGAAGCGACCGGACTACATCCTGTTCTGCATGACGCCGAGCGAACGGGCCGCCATCGGGCTCACCGAGAAACAGATGGTGCACTTGCTGGTGCGGCCGTCGTGCGCAGACGAGTGGCGCCTCCTGTGCGAGTGGAATACCGACGCCTATTCACTCACCGATTTCATGGCCGCGCTACACCACGTGAGCGAACCGGCGGATCCACAGCAGTTGCTGGACTTCGTCCCCGCCCGGCTGCGTTCCTGAGCGGCCTCCACCCCGGTCGGATCGCTCTCCTTATCCACGATCCAGCGCGGGTGACCGCAGCGTCACTACGCGGCGCCGCGGTCTAAGCGCAAGGCGGCAGACTGGGCTCGTGCGGCCACCTCCGCCACTGGTCGGCTGCGGCGAATTGGTCGTTGGGCGCGCAGCGCATGCTGGCGGCTACGGGCGTGTTCTTCGCAGGCGGAATGTAGACGCTGGAAGTGCCCTCGGCGCCACATCCGGCGAGCACCAATACCGTGAAGCAGACCATCGCTGTCCACGCCCTATTTCTTCGGCCTAATCCAATCATGCATGCTCCCCAAGCGGGCGCTACCTGACCATCACCCGATGCCTGTTGTCAAGCAATTTGGTGCATGCTGTCCAAAGCTGTCAGCAGTCAGCGGTCAGCTCTCGGAGGCTGTGAGGGAATGCGTCGTCCGCGACCACGGCGATTCCACCATTGCTGACCTTCGGCTGCTCACAGAGAGTCTCCTAACGAAATCTCATTTGCCCGTGCCAGTGTGCTGCCCAAAATTGGGCCAGCACCGACCGGGGGGCCACATTGGCAGCCGGTGGGTTTCATGGTAGATCCTGCGGCCCGCACAGAGCGTGATGTCAGAACAGGCCTTGACAGGGGTGCGCGTCATCGAGTGTGGCACCATGGTTTCTGCCGCGTATGCGGCGAAGCTGATGGCCGACCTCGGTGCCGATGTCATCAAGGTTGAACCGCCGCGCGGTGGCGACCCCGCTCGGCGTCGAGGACCATTTCCGGGCGGCCATCCCGATGCGGAAAAGAGCGGGCTCTTCTTGTATCTCAATACGAACAAACGCGGCGTGACCATCGACCTTGCCCAGCCGCGGGGGCGTGAGGTGCTGGCCACGTTGGCGGTGAAGGCGGATCTGCTGATCCACAATTTCTCGCCGGGACAGATGGCGGACATGGGCGTGGACTTCGCCTCTCTGTCGCGCGTCAATCCCGAGTTGGTGCTGGTATCCATCACGCCGTTTGGTCTCACCGGCCCGCATCGCGATTACCAGGCGACCGATCTTACTCTGTGGAATGCGGGCGGGATCGCCTATCTGAACGGCGGCGGACCGGCCGCCGAAGATCTCCCACCACTGAAGGCGTTCGGCCAGCAGTCCGAATTCCAGGGCGGCCTCAATGCCGCAGTGGCTGGACTGGGCGCGCTCCTTGCCCGGGTACGTGACGGTCGTGGCCAGCACGTCTCGATCTCCATTCAGGAAAGCCTTGCCGCTACTCTCGAACTCGCCTTCGAGTTCTGGCCGTACATGGGCATGCTGGCTTCACGCTTGGGCCAAAAGCCCATCCAGCCGCTCGACTTTCTCGAGTGTCGCGATGGGTGGATCTACCTCTGTTGCATCGAGGAGCACCAGTGGCAAACCTGGGTCGATCTGATGGGGAATCCGGAGTGGGCCAGCCTGGAGCTGTTCGACAACCGGCTCACACGCGGCGCCAACTGGGATGCGCTCAAGTTGTTCCTGCAAGAATGGGTGCGGGAGCACAGCGTCGAGGAACT from Candidatus Binatia bacterium includes these protein-coding regions:
- the moaA gene encoding GTP 3',8-cyclase MoaA, with translation MPQDGFGRSIDYLRISLIDHCNLRCVYCMPLSGLRFAKSNELLSAAELERVGRAAVAVGFRKIRLTGGEPTLRPDVAEIVERMARLPGLRDLAMTTNGILLPRLAARLASAGLRRVNIHIDTLHPGRLQRLMRFGTVEEIWAGIEAAEAVGLRPIKLNVVVTRGYNDEDVVELARLTQTHDWHVRFIELMPLGGGECARLAVSQYVSNQDTRRRIEEAVGPLTLLPDQHPADESQNFRLGNAPGVIGFISPVSRPYCGNCNRMRLTADGKFHLCLLNDDEIDLRQALRDGADDTAIQNLLLRAVAAKPTGHHLARGVSTEDRSMYQIGG
- a CDS encoding CoA transferase; translated protein: MSEQALTGVRVIECGTMVSAAYAAKLMADLGADVIKVEPPRGGDPARRRGPFPGGHPDAEKSGLFLYLNTNKRGVTIDLAQPRGREVLATLAVKADLLIHNFSPGQMADMGVDFASLSRVNPELVLVSITPFGLTGPHRDYQATDLTLWNAGGIAYLNGGGPAAEDLPPLKAFGQQSEFQGGLNAAVAGLGALLARVRDGRGQHVSISIQESLAATLELAFEFWPYMGMLASRLGQKPIQPLDFLECRDGWIYLCCIEEHQWQTWVDLMGNPEWASLELFDNRLTRGANWDALKLFLQEWVREHSVEELYHAGQARRVPLAPVSTMADLFASDHLKSRGFFAVIDHPRAGSLQYPGVPYKFSLTPWTIRRPAPLLGQHNDEILGDLGITAAELTVLRQEGVM